The nucleotide sequence AGCAGACTTTGTTGCTTCCGGGCAGAGGAGAGTGTCAAATGTGCAGTCAAGTCATGTTGTGTTGGCTACTAACCAGTCACCATGGTTAGTCCCATTGTTGACCACAAACACATGCATAAACTTCTGAGTCTGAGTGAGAAAAAGTACATGCAAGAGGGCAGAACTTTCCTGTTTCTGGATCCAATGAAATCAATAAAAATTTTACCGTTATGATGTACTTCAGAAGACAGAAATAAGCCACCAGGTGAAGTCAATAAACTAGGAGCAAATagaatcctcctcttcaacaATTTACATTTGCTAGAACATCTAAAACAGGTATGTATCAGAACCCAAACTGTGCATGGCTTGTATAGATACACTCCAAGACTAGGGACAACAGACATCTCCAACATCTTAATCTATGATTTGATGTGGAATAGCTCCATTGTACCACCTAGTGTTCTTTGTGACACATCCACTTCATAATTCTCATCCATCATCTTCTCTGGATTCATAACCAGATCTGGTCTTGGTTTTCAATGCTCTATTCCAGAGCCAACAGTTGTTTGTGGTTTGCATACTACTCCTCCTCTCATCCACTGCATGCAGCACATAAATTTGGGAGGGGGAGAAAGGGGAGTCGATGCATTGTCAACAGACAGCCATGAGACATAAGACAAAACACACTCCTTGACAGACTCTGAGACAAAACACACCATGAATCATGAGATATAGCACAAGAAAGGCAGAAACCTGAGATCAATCCACATGAGGATTGCTTTAGGTGTTGGGTGCTATGTTTTCTCTGACTTTGATCACTAGGTGAGAAGAGCTTTTACATCCATCTTGCTATTTCATCAAACACCTGATTGAGATTCTAGATGAGGAGCATCTActcccttttcttttttctagTGCTGTAAAATCTTCTTACCCATTTCTTTTTCTTCAAGCCAAGAATTTGAAGCTTGAATCTATCTGTGCCCAAAAGTTGTTCGATTTGCCTTCAATATATAATAGAATATAATGTGCTACATTGGAGTTAGACACTTCCTTTCAGGTTGCAGTCTATAATTGTGTTGTCCTCAACTGCAGCAAACAGCTATTGACAGCTAATCTTCAATCTTTTACAGGGCCCAATAATGATAGAGGATTTATATCAAGGCAATCTGTCCTTTGCTCCCATGCCAAGTCATTCTCATTGTCAATCCCATTGTTCCTCAGGGGATGAGTCAttggtgcctctctctctctctctctctctctctctctctctctcttggctgTAGGACAAAAGGACATGCAATTTGTGTACTGGAGCATTGTAAGTGGTTTGAATACCCTCAACATCTCCTTGATCTCGATGGTTTATCTACATAGACACACTgcccaaaaaacaaaaaagaaactaTGATGTTAATGGCAAGTAATGCTTTAAAATGGCAGGTTGATGGCCATTTGTATGTATGTTTGTTTACcatatatttcttttgttaaaagattttattttatttttttcactatCCTTCCATATAAAAGCTTAAGTCAATGTTTAAAACAATAGATAAGACATGATCtgtatttatatttttactattttccCATATTGTTGGGATAGATATCTAAACCTAACACATGACATATGAATCATTGTAACTAAAAGTTTAAATCAACATATTAGACAAGATCTATTGATTTATAACTAATatatttttctcaagtatgagaTAGATGTCTTGAACCAGTTTACTCCAGGAACTTATGTCATTGTAACTGAAGTGTTTTAGGCAAACAAAACATGTAACACATCCGTTTACTCCCATATCGAAAGTGGATAATAACTTAGATTAATTTATAAGAATCTATGtactattttttaatttatatttaagtattttttaatcaATGGTGCATattcaataaatattatattattcaatAAATATTTTACAAATGACTGAGATTCAATAAAAGGATTATTCTGCCAGATGGAAAAGAGACATCATTTGTTGATTTATATGCTTGTAAACATAATGCTTGTGTTGCCAACACATCACTACAAGATACACTTGCAGGCCTTGGGCTTTTGAGTccctctaaagatccatttaattAGCCCAAAGCCACAGCCTTGTGTTTTATCTCTATGAGTCCTACTTAAGACAATGCATCCTTAAGCAACCAACAAGATAAAGCATTAGATTTGCTATCCAAGTTCTTGTAAATGTTTTCTTTATGAGGACATCTATTCCATGAATGTCCAAAGCAAAGGGAGGTGCATAGAATTCATGTTGAATCAGATATATAGTTCTCAATATTTTGAGGATAATATAATTTTCATATATACATAGTGGAAGTAAATAAGTTGACTAACTGATTAGCAAATCATAAAATTTCCCTTTGTAATTACCTTATTAAGCAatatattttgttattttttagaaaaatataatatacTATAAATTGATGTGGATTTTCTCTGCATGGATATTATTGGATGGATATATGGTGGAAATATGACTGcatcaattctttttcttttgagatgcaATGATCACATAATGTAGAAATATAAAACTTTAGCATTTATTTAATGGTGCTTTGAATATTGAATGATGATAAATATGTGATTTgatttagaattattttttttctaatattgtaAATATGGTTGCACTTCATTTTGTTCCCCTATATAGTGTAATATCGGAACGTTATAATAAATATAACGGATCCGGATTATAACGGAATAATTAAAAGTCTCGAATTGATTACCTTCCAAAACCGCCACCAACATGTAACTTATCGACTGGTATGGTACACTGTAACCACGCGTAACGTTTCGGAGGTGGCGGAAGCCATGTCCGACATCGACGATGAGGAATCCACCCTCGAACTGAGCATCCTTCTCCCCTCCGCCGACGGCTTCCGCCGAAGGAAGCCCGCCTTCTTCCTCCCTTCAAAGCCCAAACACTTCGCCGTGGCCTGGATCGACCCCGACGCCAAGCGATCCACCAAGGCCTTCTCCCCCGGTGACCCCAGCCCCAAGCTCCACTTCCCCCTCTCCTCCCGCGCCCTCTGCGACCCTGCATGCACCCTCACTGTCCAGATCCTCTCCTCCCGCTTCCCCTTCCGCCATGCCGCTGCCCCCAGGGTGGAGGGCTCCGCCTCCGTCCCCCTCTCCTCGCTCCCCGCTGGCGCTGGTGACACCCTCACTCTGCTGCTCAATCGCCCTTCCGGCCGCCCTGCCGGCTTCGTTCGCCTTTCCGTCCGCATACTCTGGTGTCTGGGGgcggcgccgccgccgctgcctctGCCGCTGCCAGAGGCTCCTCCAATAGTGGAGTGCTCTGATTGGGCACCAATGGTGGCTACTGGGTTTCCGGTGGAGAGCGGGCAAATGGAATTTCCCATGGCGGAGCCAAATGCGCCGCCGGTACCAGGTGAGAACGccggagcatggaggagtttttgGGTTGGATTGGCCTGTGGAACTCTTGCAATGGTGCTGGTGGGAGCTGCTGGATTGTCCGAAGGCTAAAGGAGTGATCTTGCTGCAATGTGGGTGAGTGGTGTTTGATGAAATGCTCTTGACATGTCCATCTTTTTGGCTTCTCCTTCGAAATTGctgattttttaatatttgatcgAGAGTTGGAAATATTCTCTTTTAGGGTTTGTACTGAAGATTTTACCAAAAGGAAATCAAAATGGTGATAGTAACTATATCTGTTCTTGTTCACAATCTAAGATTTTGTGGTATTCACTCCATTAAGGATTTCTACATTTTTCAGAGAAATTATACTTCAAGGATCAAACGTTAGAACATCTTTCAGGGCTCAACCATAGTAATCGTAGTATTAATTAAGTGTAAATGGTGATGGTAACTATATCTGTTCTAGTTCACAATCTAAGATTTTATGGTCCTAACTCCAGTAAGGTTTAGAACATGTTTCAGGGTTCAACCACAGTAATTGCAGTGTTAATTAAATGATCGGCAAATTATTACCACATCATAAGTTGTTTTGAGAAGTAAAGAATATTTATTgatccatgatatattttatgcATCATCCCACACCAGTATTCTTGCAATTGTATTCAGAATTCAAGGTTCTTCTTATAAGCAGTATGCAGTATCTTGTTCTGGTCTTCATCAAAGAAACAATTAGACCTTAAATTAAATGAACTTCTCTTAGATGATTTGCTACTTTAGTTTAGTTGTTCATGGATATATTTTTTTCTACAAAATTATCCAATGGTAATTTtagcccccccaaaaaaaaacccTTTTAGATGAGTAGAGAAAGAGTGAGTTAATGTTTGTGAGGAAAACAGAATGTAGCTCTTTTTGAATGTTTATCTTCTGAAGAGACTGATATGTGGGCTAGTTTATGAGAAGAAgaggcaatatcatgtttacttgatTATTGATCCAATCATCCGATGTGTGTGGGAAGTCATTGTGTATAAATGGTGTTGGGAAGATGGTGCattgaagaacaagaaaataggtTCTTTAAATTTGCAAATTAGGATAAGGCGAAAAGAACTAGGATTTAAT is from Musa acuminata AAA Group cultivar baxijiao chromosome BXJ3-8, Cavendish_Baxijiao_AAA, whole genome shotgun sequence and encodes:
- the LOC135644318 gene encoding uncharacterized protein LOC135644318, with the translated sequence MSDIDDEESTLELSILLPSADGFRRRKPAFFLPSKPKHFAVAWIDPDAKRSTKAFSPGDPSPKLHFPLSSRALCDPACTLTVQILSSRFPFRHAAAPRVEGSASVPLSSLPAGAGDTLTLLLNRPSGRPAGFVRLSVRILWCLGAAPPPLPLPLPEAPPIVECSDWAPMVATGFPVESGQMEFPMAEPNAPPVPGENAGAWRSFWVGLACGTLAMVLVGAAGLSEG